A portion of the Fulvia fulva chromosome 1, complete sequence genome contains these proteins:
- a CDS encoding Thioredoxin, with protein sequence MTSSLDMTIEEHATSPPILPMTSYRCSSMEELKGLKDYLKASNAEGTHIMEATTTWCSQCKAIQPFVDKMIAKYPDAKFYRYDTDTALDIAQELGANSMPTFHIFKDGDVRDSVTGAKAQALEKAISSNYDDKVVDAPSE encoded by the exons ATGACGTCGTCTCTCGACATGACGATAGAGGAACATGCAACCTCGCCGCCTATACTCCCTATGACTTCTTACCGCTGCTCAAGTATGGAAGAACTGAAAGGGCTCAAAGACTACCTCAAGGCCAGTAATGCCGAGGGCACTCACATTATGGAAGCGACGACAAC GTGGTGTTCGCAATGCAAAGCAATCCAGCCTTTTGTGGACAAGATGATTGCTAAGTATCCGGATGCAAAGTTCTACCGATACGATACCGATACTGCTCTAG ATATCGCTCAGGAGCTCGGTGCCAACTCCATGCCAACGTTCCATATCTTCAAGGACGGCGATGTCAGGGACAGCGTGACTGGCGCGAAGGCACAGGCTTTAGAAAAGGCGATCAGCTCGAACTACGACGACAAAGTTGTTGATGCACCATCTGAGTAG